In Solanum lycopersicum chromosome 5, SLM_r2.1, the following are encoded in one genomic region:
- the LOC101261333 gene encoding uncharacterized protein, whose protein sequence is MADLCWVIFFVSFSCLFRIFDASIGDIDPLYRACIVQCEKTGCAGEICLQHCKYSLDGSLLNSQKEPLYMQLNQRDCPSDCKYHCMVQREKKRSSLGFGPVKYYGKWPLKRVFGLQEPLSVAFSALNLAKNVQGCLSFFNLNKKRSYNYAALWHIYGFLSINSCVWSVVFHSRGMEITEKLDCTSAVALLGFSLIISILRSFNVNNEAARVLASSPLFAFTITHILYLNNYQMDHGWNTKVCVTMGVAQLLIWAIWAGISQHPSKSKIWIVVFGSGVAMFLENCDFPPYAGLIDAHALWHATTIPLTCIWWSFIQDDAKYQTFDLNKKQK, encoded by the exons ATGGCAGATCTTTGTTGGGTCATTTTCTTTGtatctttttcttgtcttttcAGAATATTTGATGCAAGTATTGGGGATATCGATCCATTGTACAG GGCATGTATTGTGCAATGTGAAAAGACTGGATGTGCTGGAGAAATATGCTTACAACATTGCAAATATTCTTTAGATGGCTCTTTGTTAAATAGCCAAAAAGAGCCTCTATACATGCAATTAAATCAAAGGGATTGTCCAAGTGATTGCAAGTACCATTGCATGGttcaaagagagaaaaaaagatctTCACTTGGATTTGGACCTGTCAAATATTATGGTAAATGGCCATTAAAAAGAGTATTTGGACTTCAG GAGCCTCTCTCAGTTGCTTTCTCAGCACTTAATCTTGCAAAGAATGTCCAAGGATGTTTGTCATTTTTCAACCTAAATAAGAAGAGATCCTATAATTATGCTGCTTTGTGGCATATTTATGGCTTCTTGTCTATAAATTCATGTGTTTGGAGTGTTGTTTTCCACAGCAG AGGCATGGAAATTACAGAAAAGTTAGATTGCACATCTGCTGTGGCATTACTTGGATTTTCACTAATTATATCAATACTAAGAAGTTTCAACGTAAATAATGAGGCTGCAAGAGTATTGGCTTCTTCTCCACTCTTTGCCTTTACAATTACTCATATTTTGTACCTCAACAACTATCAAATGGACCATG GATGGAATACAAAAGTTTGTGTTACAATGGGTGTTGCTCAGCTTCTAATTTGGGCAATTTGGGCTGGAATTAGTCAACATCCATCTAAAAGCAAAATATGGATAGTTGTTTTTGGGAGTGGAGTTGCTATGTTCTTAGAGAATTGTGACTTTCCTCCATATGCAGGATTAATAGATGCACATGCACTTTGGCATGCTACAACAATTCCTCTTACTTGTATTTGGTGGAGTTTTATCCAAGATGATGCAAAGTACCAAACATTTGAcctaaataagaaacaaaaatag
- the LOC101261031 gene encoding probable transcription factor At5g28040 — protein MDSTLPLSQSTQITQPILPSSPNKLPIKRKATDDPFTGAGAGDANGGVGEMGSDPPFKFHRIWTEPDEIRFLQGLLDGSSENLFFPRDLNVFYTRFSNTMSQPYTKSQLSEKLRRLRKKFRVISSRLSRGLDRSLLSPHDRALYDLSKQLWHPDFSDTSPFNAEKSKKSNLVGVKVSFLPNIYDPNRYGIVPYQDENGSNCNGVSVNEEVEQGEEEKENDGNIEFDDEDGKLSEVNVELDTGEIGDERVEFSRVNGPVRVGIEFGVGDTAAKVVMDVFDECLKDFRNGERSNLGGVMKEASSNEFEERWKEQRVAELNVLARRMRLVLEHSLQSL, from the coding sequence ATGGACTCCACTCTTCCTCTTTCTCAATCAACCCAAATAACTCAACCCATTTTACCCTCTTCTCCTAATAAACTCCCTATCAAACGCAAAGCAACCGACGACCCCTTTACCGGCGCCGGCGCCGGTGATGCCAATGGAGGAGTTGGAGAAATGGGTTCGGACCCACCATTCAAATTTCATAGAATATGGACTGAACCGGATGAGATCCGGTTTCTTCAAGGTCTACTTGATGGGTCATCGGAAAATCTCTTCTTCCCTCGTGATCTTAATGTTTTCTATACTCGTTTTTCGAATACCATGTCGCAGCCTTATACGAAATCTCAGCTTTCAGAGAAGCTTCGTAGGCTTCGGAAGAAGTTTCGGGTTATTTCTTCTCGTTTGAGTAGAGGGTTAGATAGGTCGTTGTTGTCTCCTCATGATCGTGCTTTGTATGATCTATCGAAACAGCTATGGCATCCTGATTTTTCTGATACATCGCCTTTTAATGCTGAGAAATCGAAGAAATCGAATTTGGTTGGGGTTAAGGTTAGTTTTTTGCCGAATATTTATGACCCAAATCGATATGGTATTGTTCCTTACCAAGATGAGAATGGGTCGAACTGTAATGGGGTTTCAGTGAATGAGGAAGTGGAACAGGGtgaagaagagaaagagaatGATGGTAATATTGAGTTTGATGATGAAGATGGGAAGTTGAGTGAGGTGAATGTGGAATTGGATACAGGGGAGATAGGGGATGAACGCGTTGAATTCAGTCGTGTGAATGGTCCGGTTCGAGTTGGAATTGAATTTGGTGTTGGGGATACTGCTGCAAAAGTGGTAATGGATGTGTTTGATGAGTGTTTGAAAGATTTTAGAAATGGAGAAAGATCAAATCTTGGTGGTGTTATGAAGGAAGCAAGCTCGAACGAGTTTGAAGAGAGGTGGAAGGAACAAAGAGTCGCGGAGTTGAATGTATTGGCTCGTCGTATGAGGTTGGTACTTGAGCATTCTCTTCAAAGTCTATGA
- the LOC101260731 gene encoding uncharacterized protein isoform X2, producing the protein MDESDGTSDSVLQHKPIWATYNPKWKKEKKRTVEKKKQGDLHGTYGFVLSLADMDEHLIMEDGSLVWTCKDVLQHQNDKMIPLRCLPYNPQNHFKLCGWTLQKYQQVRIGSNTDATTFHLLFECSYSAAIWI; encoded by the exons ATGGATGAGAGTGATGGTACAAGTGATTCTGTACTACAGCATAAACCTATCTGGGCTACTTATAACCCGAAGtggaagaaggagaagaaaagaACAGTAGAAAAGAAGAAACAAGGTGATCTGCACGGCACATATG GTTTTGTTCTGTCTTTAGCAGATATGGATGAACATCTTATAATGGAAGACGGAAGTCTTGTTTGGACATGTAAAGATGTACTCCAACATCAGAATGATAAGATGATACCTTTGAG ATGTCTGCCTTACAATCCACAGAATCATTTCAAGCTATGTGgttggactcttcaaaaatatcaacaagTGCGCATCGGATCCAACACGGATGCAACAACTTTCCATCTATTATTTGAGTGTTCTTATTCTGCAGCTATATGGATTTGA
- the LOC101260731 gene encoding uncharacterized protein isoform X1 yields the protein MDESDGTSDSVLQHKPIWATYNPKWKKEKKRTVEKKKQGDLHGTYGFVLSLADMDEHLIMEDGSLVWTCKDVLQHQNDKMIPLRIISSYVVGLFKNINKCASDPTRMQQLSIYYLSVLILQLYGFDGILELVKLIIVEILYTETESAFEAYVFYILFLLR from the exons ATGGATGAGAGTGATGGTACAAGTGATTCTGTACTACAGCATAAACCTATCTGGGCTACTTATAACCCGAAGtggaagaaggagaagaaaagaACAGTAGAAAAGAAGAAACAAGGTGATCTGCACGGCACATATG GTTTTGTTCTGTCTTTAGCAGATATGGATGAACATCTTATAATGGAAGACGGAAGTCTTGTTTGGACATGTAAAGATGTACTCCAACATCAGAATGATAAGATGATACCTTTGAG AATCATTTCAAGCTATGTGgttggactcttcaaaaatatcaacaagTGCGCATCGGATCCAACACGGATGCAACAACTTTCCATCTATTATTTGAGTGTTCTTATTCTGCAGCTATATGGATTTGATGGTATCCTGGAGCTTGTCAAGCTCATTATTGTGGAGATATTATATACAGAGACGGAGTCAGCATTTGAAGCTTATGTGTTCtacattttgtttttgttaagaTGA